A window of Amycolatopsis australiensis contains these coding sequences:
- a CDS encoding CPBP family intramembrane glutamic endopeptidase, which produces MTFTARSWLAPARPEFPGAIEDPAERRAVKLELLIVFGITLGLSGVRSLLSLVDSLLQPTPLAQQQVQLNVPQAAASLIDLLKQLLSAAQLVGWGALGLYLLWRAGIKIARIGLDRRTPGRDALLTLGLAALIGIPGLALYFVSYDLGFSLAVQPSTLNDTWWRPISLTLSAFGNAFAEEVLVVGYLLTRLRQLGVRENTAVFGAAVLRGSYHLYQGFGGFIGNFVMGLVFGRLWQKTNRLWPLVAAHTLFDFVSFVGYALLKGHVSWLP; this is translated from the coding sequence ATGACGTTCACCGCGCGATCGTGGCTGGCCCCGGCCCGGCCCGAGTTCCCCGGCGCGATCGAGGACCCGGCCGAGCGCCGGGCCGTCAAGCTGGAGCTGCTGATCGTCTTCGGCATCACGCTCGGGCTGTCCGGCGTGCGCAGCCTGCTGTCCCTTGTGGACTCGCTGCTGCAGCCGACGCCGCTGGCCCAGCAGCAGGTCCAGCTCAACGTGCCGCAGGCGGCGGCGAGCCTGATCGACCTGCTCAAGCAGCTGCTGTCGGCCGCCCAGCTCGTCGGCTGGGGCGCGCTGGGCCTGTACCTGCTGTGGCGGGCGGGCATCAAGATCGCGCGGATCGGCCTGGACCGCCGGACCCCGGGCCGCGACGCGCTGCTGACGCTCGGGCTCGCCGCGCTGATCGGGATTCCGGGCCTCGCCCTGTACTTCGTCTCCTACGACCTCGGGTTCAGCCTGGCGGTGCAACCGTCCACTTTGAACGACACGTGGTGGCGGCCGATCTCGCTGACGCTCTCGGCGTTCGGCAACGCGTTCGCCGAAGAGGTCCTGGTCGTCGGCTACCTGCTGACGCGGCTGCGCCAGCTCGGCGTCCGGGAGAACACCGCCGTGTTCGGCGCCGCGGTGCTGCGCGGGTCGTACCACCTGTACCAGGGCTTCGGCGGGTTCATCGGGAACTTCGTCATGGGGCTCGTGTTCGGGCGGCTGTGGCAGAAGACCAACCGGCTGTGGCCGCTGGTCGCCGCACACACGCTGTTCGACTTCGTCTCTTTCGTCGGGTACGCGTTGCTCAAGGGTCACGTTTCGTGGTTGCCCTGA
- a CDS encoding arginine deiminase, whose product MDSEVGPLRAVLLHRPGNELKRLTPRNNDQLLFDSIPWVDRAQAEHDAFADVLRGRGVEVLLLADALRTALADDRAHAAGVHAAVDDRRLGGDLADSLRSHLSGVDAAALAEVLMAGMTFEELPSSEGASLVRMMNHPHDFAVDPLPNLLFTRDSSVWIADRVAISSLTMPARRRETAVLDLIYAYHPQFRHAARAYGAHSAPIEGGDVMLLAPGVLAIGVGERTTAAGAESLARSVFADGIAHTVLAVPIEQSRATMHLDTVCTMVDVDAVVMYPLARDSLTAFTLRPTGDGGVKVAGPAPFLVAAAEAMEIDRLRVIDTGLDPVTAEREQWDDGNNTLALAPGVVVGYERNVETNERLEAAGIEVLPIAGSELGSGRGGPRCMSCPVRRDPLP is encoded by the coding sequence GTGGACAGCGAAGTCGGACCCCTGCGCGCGGTGCTGCTGCACCGGCCCGGCAACGAGCTCAAAAGGCTGACGCCCCGCAACAACGACCAGCTCCTGTTCGACTCGATCCCGTGGGTCGACCGGGCCCAGGCCGAGCACGACGCGTTCGCCGACGTGCTGCGCGGCCGCGGCGTCGAGGTCCTGCTGCTGGCCGACGCGCTCCGGACGGCACTCGCGGACGACCGGGCGCACGCGGCGGGCGTGCACGCGGCGGTCGACGACCGGCGTCTCGGCGGCGACCTCGCCGACTCGCTGCGTTCGCACCTGTCCGGCGTCGACGCGGCGGCCCTCGCCGAGGTGCTGATGGCCGGGATGACGTTCGAGGAGCTGCCGTCGTCGGAAGGCGCGTCGCTGGTGCGGATGATGAACCACCCGCACGATTTCGCCGTCGACCCGCTGCCGAACCTGCTGTTCACGCGCGACTCGTCGGTGTGGATCGCCGACCGGGTGGCGATTTCGTCGCTGACCATGCCGGCGCGCCGCCGGGAAACCGCCGTGCTGGACCTGATCTACGCCTACCACCCGCAATTCCGCCACGCCGCCCGCGCGTACGGCGCCCATTCCGCGCCGATCGAGGGCGGTGACGTGATGCTGCTGGCGCCGGGCGTGCTCGCCATCGGCGTCGGCGAGCGGACGACGGCAGCCGGCGCCGAGTCCCTCGCCCGGTCGGTGTTCGCCGACGGCATCGCGCACACCGTGCTGGCGGTGCCGATCGAGCAGTCCCGCGCGACCATGCACCTGGACACGGTGTGCACGATGGTCGACGTCGACGCCGTGGTGATGTACCCGCTCGCCCGCGACTCGCTGACGGCGTTCACGCTGCGCCCGACCGGCGACGGCGGCGTCAAGGTCGCCGGTCCGGCGCCGTTCCTGGTGGCCGCGGCCGAGGCGATGGAGATCGACCGGCTGCGCGTCATCGACACGGGCCTCGATCCGGTGACGGCCGAACGAGAGCAGTGGGACGACGGCAACAACACGCTCGCACTGGCGCCCGGCGTGGTCGTCGGCTACGAGCGCAACGTCGAGACGAACGAGCGGCTGGAGGCGGCAGGCATCGAGGTGCTGCCGATCGCCGGGTCGGAGCTGGGGTCCGGGCGCGGCGGCCCGCGATGCATGTCCTGCCCGGTGCGTCGCGATCCCCTGCCGTAA
- a CDS encoding ferritin: protein MALTKKKEPRSKFFELLQAQIHNEFNASQQYIALAVWFDAEDLPQLAKHFYKQSVEERNHAMALVQYMLDRDHHVEIPGTGEVRNDFSSVTELIELALEQEKEVAADISAMVKAARAEEDYISEQFTQWFLKEQVEEISQMNTLLNVVKRANGNLFEVENHLYRESVGDGGRDSGMPPVAGGAL, encoded by the coding sequence ATGGCCCTCACCAAGAAGAAAGAACCGCGCTCGAAGTTCTTCGAACTGCTGCAGGCGCAGATCCACAACGAGTTCAACGCGTCCCAGCAGTACATCGCGCTCGCGGTCTGGTTCGACGCCGAGGACCTGCCGCAGCTGGCGAAGCACTTCTACAAGCAGTCCGTCGAGGAGCGCAACCACGCGATGGCGCTCGTGCAGTACATGCTCGACCGCGACCACCACGTCGAAATCCCCGGCACGGGTGAAGTGCGCAACGACTTCTCCAGCGTCACCGAGCTGATCGAGCTCGCGCTCGAGCAGGAGAAGGAAGTCGCCGCCGACATCTCCGCGATGGTCAAGGCCGCGCGTGCCGAAGAGGACTACATCAGCGAGCAGTTCACGCAGTGGTTCCTCAAGGAGCAGGTCGAAGAGATCTCGCAGATGAACACGCTGCTGAACGTCGTCAAGCGCGCGAACGGCAACCTGTTCGAGGTCGAGAACCACCTCTACCGCGAGTCGGTCGGCGACGGCGGCCGCGACTCCGGCATGCCGCCCGTGGCCGGCGGCGCGCTCTGA
- a CDS encoding SigE family RNA polymerase sigma factor, translated as MPGELADFGDFVQATLPGLLRYGHALTGNPHDAADLVQTVLEKIGSRWAYVHEKTGDPLAYVRRSMANAHVSRWRRTRRENLVADLPDTSPHVPDDPFEHEPLWRALRTLPPRQRAVMVLRYYEGLSEAEIAAALGVTQGTVKSQASKAIASLRMKLTAAGIEGEGSDAG; from the coding sequence TTGCCAGGTGAGCTGGCCGACTTCGGCGACTTCGTGCAGGCCACCCTGCCCGGGCTGCTGCGGTACGGCCACGCGCTCACCGGCAACCCGCACGACGCGGCGGATCTCGTCCAGACCGTGCTGGAAAAGATCGGGTCGCGCTGGGCCTACGTGCACGAAAAGACGGGTGACCCGCTGGCCTACGTGCGCCGGTCGATGGCGAACGCGCACGTCAGCCGGTGGCGGCGGACGCGGCGGGAGAACCTCGTCGCCGACCTGCCGGACACCAGTCCGCACGTGCCGGATGACCCGTTCGAGCACGAGCCGCTGTGGCGCGCGTTACGAACCCTGCCGCCGAGACAACGGGCCGTGATGGTGCTGCGTTACTACGAGGGTCTGTCGGAAGCGGAAATCGCCGCGGCCCTCGGTGTCACGCAGGGCACCGTGAAGAGCCAGGCCAGCAAGGCGATCGCGTCGCTGCGGATGAAACTCACGGCGGCCGGCATCGAAGGCGAAGGGAGTGACGCGGGTTGA
- a CDS encoding DUF952 domain-containing protein: MILHICGAADWAEVDEVGEYRPASLDDVGFVHCSDFGTAHLPANALYRGRTDLVLLEIDPAKVGAPVRWEDGVPPHPAGVWFPHVYGPVPRAAVVGVHDFTESAGGGFRLPDALARR; this comes from the coding sequence GTGATACTTCACATCTGCGGGGCGGCCGACTGGGCCGAGGTGGACGAAGTCGGCGAGTACCGGCCGGCTTCGCTCGACGATGTCGGGTTCGTCCACTGCTCCGATTTCGGCACGGCACACCTGCCTGCCAACGCGCTCTACCGGGGCCGCACCGACCTGGTGCTGCTCGAGATCGATCCCGCGAAAGTCGGGGCTCCCGTCCGCTGGGAGGACGGCGTGCCGCCGCATCCGGCCGGTGTGTGGTTTCCGCACGTCTACGGCCCTGTTCCGCGCGCTGCCGTTGTCGGCGTGCACGACTTCACCGAGTCCGCCGGTGGTGGCTTCCGGCTGCCCGACGCGCTCGCGCGGCGCTGA
- a CDS encoding DUF5926 family protein, whose translation MGKGARKKGPKQASDRKPKVRDVFVGQPFEGLAAEPELIALREFVPSATAKLTLADGGDVTLGTVLPMAAAAFVRSDGERYLGLQVQTRSSDISRDLGRSLKWLLDAKEGDVLGVPDTTTPPAADEHARLQDLLVPEAELDVTLHQDFGWWLPEDADATGDVAVSLERANAAIMPTERLGSGAYWVLAGEKAHLRWVRPEPENLLLQALARLSAAGELGLGEGSRYAGSFRAHGLLVPVWDLDPEAHAREWAEAKEALGTRLDAALKSLDAEPLNAAERRARDGLIGRQLTLR comes from the coding sequence GTGGGCAAGGGCGCGCGCAAGAAGGGTCCCAAGCAGGCGTCGGACCGCAAGCCGAAGGTGCGCGACGTCTTCGTCGGCCAGCCGTTCGAGGGGCTGGCGGCGGAGCCTGAGCTGATCGCGCTGCGCGAGTTCGTGCCGTCCGCGACGGCCAAGCTGACCCTCGCCGACGGCGGCGACGTCACGCTCGGCACCGTGCTGCCGATGGCCGCGGCGGCGTTCGTCCGCTCGGACGGCGAGCGTTACCTCGGCCTCCAGGTGCAGACCCGCTCCTCCGACATCAGCCGCGACCTCGGCCGCTCGCTGAAGTGGCTGCTGGACGCCAAGGAGGGTGACGTCCTCGGAGTACCGGACACAACCACCCCGCCGGCGGCCGACGAGCACGCCCGCCTGCAGGACCTGCTGGTCCCGGAAGCCGAGCTGGACGTCACGCTCCACCAGGACTTCGGCTGGTGGCTCCCGGAGGACGCGGACGCGACGGGCGACGTGGCAGTGTCCCTCGAGCGCGCGAACGCGGCGATCATGCCGACCGAGCGCCTCGGCTCGGGCGCGTACTGGGTCCTCGCGGGCGAAAAGGCGCACCTGCGCTGGGTCCGCCCGGAGCCGGAGAACCTGCTGCTGCAGGCACTGGCCCGCCTGTCCGCGGCCGGCGAGCTGGGCTTGGGCGAGGGCTCGCGCTACGCCGGCTCGTTCCGCGCGCACGGCCTGCTGGTCCCGGTGTGGGACCTCGACCCCGAGGCCCACGCCCGCGAGTGGGCCGAGGCCAAGGAAGCCCTGGGAACCCGCCTCGACGCGGCCCTCAAGTCCCTGGACGCAGAGCCCCTGAACGCAGCGGAGCGCCGCGCCCGCGACGGCCTGATCGGCCGCCAGCTCACCCTGCGCTGA
- a CDS encoding cytochrome P450: MFDPRDPAFLEDPYPAFAALRAEGDVHFHEGLGLAVAVSHAASSAVLRHRGLGRIWQDAQPLERFASFNLLHRNSLLENEPPAHTRLRRLIAGAFGRGHVQRLRPMVATLADGMVDDLAAAIAADGSADLLEHLAQPLPVAVIAELLGVPISDGPRMVQLSNTIVKMYEYGLSEEGRDAAEQASAEFVAYVREVAAARAASPGDDIISDLLRSELTPDELVATAVLLLMAGHEATVNVLGNGITALLTHRDQWERLLASPSLLDSCVEELIRFDAPLQLFERTATEDVSICGYVVSRGQKIGALLGAAARDPKVFDDPDRLDIGRTPNAHLGFGLGIHYCVGAPLARVEIAAALRALAEKLPGLRLAEPPQRRPEFVIRGLRELRVTT; encoded by the coding sequence GTGTTCGACCCCCGCGATCCCGCGTTCCTGGAAGACCCGTACCCGGCGTTCGCCGCGCTCCGCGCGGAAGGCGACGTCCATTTCCACGAAGGGCTCGGCTTGGCCGTCGCCGTGTCGCACGCCGCGTCTTCGGCGGTGCTGCGCCACCGCGGGCTCGGCCGGATCTGGCAGGACGCCCAGCCGCTCGAGCGCTTCGCGTCGTTCAACCTGCTGCACCGCAACTCGCTGCTGGAGAACGAGCCACCGGCGCACACCCGGCTACGACGGCTGATCGCGGGCGCGTTCGGCCGCGGGCACGTCCAGCGGCTGCGCCCGATGGTCGCGACGCTCGCCGACGGGATGGTCGACGACCTCGCGGCCGCCATCGCCGCCGACGGCAGCGCGGACCTGCTGGAGCACCTCGCCCAGCCGCTGCCGGTCGCGGTGATCGCCGAGCTGCTGGGCGTGCCGATTAGCGACGGCCCGCGGATGGTGCAGCTGTCGAACACCATCGTGAAGATGTACGAGTACGGCCTTTCCGAGGAGGGCCGCGACGCCGCCGAGCAGGCGTCCGCCGAGTTCGTGGCGTACGTCCGCGAGGTGGCGGCTGCCCGGGCCGCGTCCCCGGGCGACGACATCATCAGCGACCTCCTGCGCAGCGAGCTGACACCGGACGAGCTGGTCGCGACCGCGGTGCTGCTGCTGATGGCCGGCCACGAGGCGACGGTGAACGTGCTCGGCAACGGCATCACGGCCCTGCTCACCCACCGCGACCAGTGGGAACGGCTGCTGGCGTCTCCTTCCTTGCTGGACTCCTGTGTCGAAGAGCTGATCCGGTTCGACGCGCCGCTGCAGCTCTTCGAGCGGACAGCGACCGAGGACGTGTCGATCTGTGGTTATGTCGTTTCGCGGGGCCAGAAGATCGGCGCGCTGCTGGGAGCGGCGGCTCGCGACCCGAAGGTGTTCGACGACCCCGACCGGCTCGACATCGGCCGGACGCCGAACGCGCACCTCGGGTTCGGACTCGGGATTCACTACTGCGTCGGTGCTCCCCTCGCTCGGGTGGAGATCGCGGCGGCTTTGCGTGCGCTGGCCGAGAAGCTGCCGGGGTTGCGGCTCGCCGAGCCCCCGCAGCGGCGGCCGGAGTTCGTGATCCGGGGACTGCGGGAGCTTCGGGTCACGACCTGA
- the mca gene encoding mycothiol conjugate amidase Mca translates to MTFRLLSVHAHPDDESSKGAATLARYAEEGVDVLVATCTGGERGDILNPALDTPETRANLPAIRRREMAAAAEILGVSQRFLGMVDSGLPAEGEPLPEGCFAALPLSEAAAPLVALIREFRPHVVITYDETGGYPHPDHIRTHEVTVEAFAAAADPARYPGTGAPWQARKLYYQVALSRAWFEAIHEATLAAGLESAMGEILDELPAEDILPITTQIRCEAHFATRDRALRAHATQIDPAHPFFAHPREIERKIWPHEDYHLAHPTPGPELETDLFAGLTP, encoded by the coding sequence GTGACCTTCCGCCTTCTGAGCGTCCATGCCCACCCGGACGACGAGTCCAGCAAGGGCGCGGCGACGCTGGCCCGCTACGCCGAGGAAGGCGTCGACGTCCTGGTCGCCACCTGCACCGGCGGCGAGCGCGGCGACATCCTCAACCCGGCGCTCGACACCCCGGAAACCCGCGCGAACCTCCCGGCGATCCGCCGCCGTGAAATGGCGGCGGCCGCGGAGATCCTGGGCGTCAGCCAGCGCTTCCTGGGAATGGTCGACTCGGGGCTGCCGGCCGAGGGCGAGCCCCTGCCCGAAGGGTGCTTCGCCGCTCTGCCGCTGTCCGAAGCGGCAGCCCCGCTGGTGGCACTGATCCGCGAGTTCCGTCCCCACGTGGTGATCACGTACGACGAAACGGGCGGCTACCCGCACCCGGACCACATCCGCACCCACGAGGTCACGGTGGAAGCCTTCGCCGCGGCCGCGGACCCCGCTCGCTACCCGGGCACGGGCGCACCGTGGCAAGCCCGGAAGCTCTACTACCAGGTGGCGCTCAGCCGGGCATGGTTCGAAGCGATCCACGAGGCGACACTGGCCGCAGGCCTGGAGTCAGCCATGGGCGAGATCCTGGACGAACTCCCGGCCGAAGACATCCTGCCGATCACCACCCAGATCCGCTGCGAGGCCCACTTCGCCACCCGCGACCGAGCCCTCCGGGCCCACGCGACCCAGATCGACCCAGCCCACCCGTTCTTCGCCCACCCCCGCGAGATCGAACGAAAGATCTGGCCTCACGAGGACTACCACCTGGCCCACCCGACCCCAGGCCCGGAACTCGAAACCGACCTCTTCGCGGGCCTGACCCCATGA